Genomic window (Campylobacter ureolyticus ACS-301-V-Sch3b):
ATGAAAGTAGCTTCCAGTGTTATAGATTTGATTGGAAATACTCCACTTGTAAGAATTAATAGTTTTTCAAAAAATGCTGAAATTTTAGCAAAAGCGGAGTTTTTAAACCCAAGCCATAGCATAAAAGACAGAATTGCTTTTTCTATGATAGATGATGCTATAAAAAAAGGCAAAATTGATAAAAGCACTACTATTATCGAGCCAACTAGTGGAAATACTGGTGTTGGGCTTGCTATGGTATGTGCTTATTATGGGCTTAAACTTATTTTAACTATGCCAAGTTCTATGAGCATAGAAAGGCAAAAACTTTTAAAAATATATGGAGCTAAGCTTGTTTTGACAGATCCTTCTCTTGGTATGAAAGGAGCTGTTGAAGAGAGTAAAAATATAGCTAGTAAAACTACAAATTCATTTATCCCAAGCCAGTTTGACAATCCAGCAAATCCAAAAATCCACGAACTTACTACCGCAATGGAAATTTTAAAAGATACTGATGGAAAAGTTGATATTTTTGTAGCTGGTTTTGGAACAGGTGGAACTGTAAGTGGCGTAGGAAAAGCTTTAAAAAATTATAATCCTAATATTAAAGTTGTAGCCGTT
Coding sequences:
- the cysK gene encoding cysteine synthase A — its product is MKVASSVIDLIGNTPLVRINSFSKNAEILAKAEFLNPSHSIKDRIAFSMIDDAIKKGKIDKSTTIIEPTSGNTGVGLAMVCAYYGLKLILTMPSSMSIERQKLLKIYGAKLVLTDPSLGMKGAVEESKNIASKTTNSFIPSQFDNPANPKIHELTTAMEILKDTDGKVDIFVAGFGTGGTVSGVGKALKNYNPNIKVVAVEPLSSPLLTKKEVGSHKIQGIGANFVPKNLDKSVIDEFLDISDEDAFNTANDLATKEGLLVGISSGANVFAANLLAKRDENKDKTIVTILCDTGERYLSVFS